A single window of Trichocoleus sp. DNA harbors:
- the topA gene encoding type I DNA topoisomerase, which produces MSTLVIVESPTKAKTIRNYLPKGYQVEASMGHVRDLPQTAKEIPEAVKSEEWAKIGVNVDANFEPLYVIPQDKKKIVKALKDALKNADELVLATDEDREGESISWHLLKVLQPKVPIKRMVFHEITEDAIHKALKNCRTVDEQLVRAQETRRILDRLVGYTLSPLLWKKIAWGLSAGRVQSVAVRLIVTRERQRRAFRKGSYWDLKATLTKDKTPFEARLVSLNGTRVANGSDFDENTGQIIAGRNVLLLGEAEARSLQDRLLSQTWAVTNLEERASTRKPSPPFTTSTLQQESNRKLKLSARETMRVAQSLYEQGYITYMRTDSVNLSQQAIAAARSCVEAMYGQNYLSPQPRQYSTKSKGAQEAHEAIRPAGSTFRTPQETGLSGRELQLYDLIWKRTVATQMAEAQQLHITIQIQADDAGFRATGKRIVFPGFFRAYVEGTDDPDAAIESQEVILPPLQVGDRPECQDLEAIGHETQPPARYTEASLVKTLESEGIGRPSTYASIIGTIIDRGYAQMVSNALVPTFTAFAVTGLLEKYFPDLVDTSFTARMEQTLDEISTGEAEWLPYLRQFYLGDKGLDTQVKQQESQIDPNEARTVELEGLAAKVRIGRYGAYLEVENEEGLIKASIPQDLTPADLDPEQVEFLLRQKTEGPDKVGIHPDMGEPIYLRIGPYGHYVQLGDESEANPKPKRASLPKGMNPQQMTVETAVGLLALPRNLGMHPENGGKVQTNLGRFGPYVVLDRGKEGKEYRSLKGDDDVLTITFDRALELLAEPKAGRGRGKAATPLRELGAHPEDGEPVNIYKGPYGAYIKHGKVNASIPEGETVENVSLEKALAALAEKANTKKSSRSSKAASGTATKKTTKSAKTTKSAAKKTTKSATKTTKTSSTKSKP; this is translated from the coding sequence ATGTCAACACTGGTCATTGTTGAATCCCCTACTAAAGCCAAGACAATCCGCAACTACCTGCCCAAAGGCTATCAGGTTGAGGCATCCATGGGGCATGTCCGCGATTTGCCACAAACGGCAAAGGAAATTCCAGAGGCAGTGAAGTCGGAGGAGTGGGCAAAGATTGGCGTCAATGTGGATGCCAATTTCGAGCCGCTTTATGTGATTCCGCAAGATAAAAAGAAAATTGTCAAAGCCCTTAAAGATGCGCTGAAAAACGCTGATGAACTGGTTCTAGCAACAGACGAAGACCGCGAAGGCGAAAGTATTAGCTGGCACTTGCTCAAGGTACTTCAGCCTAAAGTGCCGATTAAACGAATGGTCTTTCATGAGATTACCGAAGACGCAATTCACAAAGCCCTGAAAAACTGCCGGACTGTTGATGAACAGCTGGTTCGGGCACAAGAAACGCGCCGCATTCTCGATCGCCTCGTCGGCTATACCCTGTCTCCCTTGCTCTGGAAGAAAATTGCCTGGGGCTTGTCTGCTGGGCGGGTGCAGTCGGTTGCAGTCCGGCTGATTGTGACCCGAGAGCGGCAGCGGCGTGCCTTCCGCAAAGGCTCCTATTGGGACTTAAAAGCAACCCTGACCAAAGACAAAACGCCCTTTGAGGCGCGACTGGTCAGCCTGAATGGAACCCGGGTTGCCAACGGCAGCGACTTTGACGAGAACACCGGACAGATTATTGCTGGGCGGAATGTGCTTTTGTTAGGCGAAGCAGAAGCCCGATCGCTCCAGGATCGCCTGCTCTCCCAAACTTGGGCAGTCACAAATCTGGAAGAACGCGCCTCGACGCGCAAACCCTCTCCCCCGTTCACCACCTCGACGCTGCAGCAGGAATCCAACCGAAAGCTGAAGCTCTCTGCCCGTGAGACAATGCGGGTGGCTCAAAGCCTCTATGAGCAGGGCTACATTACCTACATGCGAACCGACTCCGTGAACCTGTCTCAGCAGGCGATCGCGGCTGCCCGGAGTTGCGTTGAGGCAATGTATGGACAGAACTACCTCAGCCCTCAACCGCGCCAGTATTCCACCAAGAGCAAAGGGGCACAGGAAGCCCACGAAGCCATCCGTCCAGCAGGTAGCACCTTCCGTACACCTCAGGAAACTGGATTGAGCGGTCGAGAACTCCAGCTTTATGACCTGATCTGGAAGCGCACCGTTGCCACCCAGATGGCAGAAGCACAGCAGCTTCACATCACAATCCAAATTCAGGCAGACGATGCCGGATTCCGGGCAACGGGCAAGCGCATTGTCTTTCCAGGGTTTTTCCGCGCCTATGTGGAAGGAACAGATGATCCCGATGCTGCGATCGAGAGCCAGGAGGTAATTTTGCCACCGCTCCAGGTCGGTGATCGACCAGAATGCCAGGACTTGGAGGCGATCGGGCATGAAACGCAACCCCCAGCCCGCTATACAGAAGCTTCGCTGGTCAAAACGCTAGAAAGTGAGGGAATCGGGCGACCCAGTACCTACGCCAGCATCATCGGTACGATTATCGATCGCGGCTATGCTCAGATGGTCAGTAATGCCCTCGTTCCGACCTTTACCGCTTTCGCCGTCACTGGTCTACTCGAAAAGTATTTTCCTGATCTGGTAGATACTAGCTTTACTGCCCGAATGGAGCAAACGCTAGACGAAATCTCGACCGGAGAGGCGGAATGGCTGCCCTATCTGCGTCAGTTTTATCTGGGTGACAAGGGGCTAGATACGCAGGTGAAGCAGCAAGAGAGCCAGATTGACCCAAATGAAGCCCGAACGGTTGAGCTGGAAGGGTTAGCGGCAAAGGTTCGGATCGGTCGCTATGGTGCATATTTAGAGGTGGAAAACGAGGAAGGCTTGATTAAAGCCTCAATTCCGCAAGATTTGACGCCTGCTGACCTCGATCCAGAACAGGTCGAATTTTTGCTGCGCCAGAAAACGGAAGGTCCTGACAAAGTGGGCATCCATCCTGATATGGGCGAACCCATTTATCTGCGGATTGGACCCTACGGGCACTATGTCCAATTAGGCGATGAATCTGAGGCAAATCCCAAACCCAAACGAGCGTCACTGCCCAAGGGGATGAATCCCCAACAAATGACGGTAGAAACTGCTGTAGGTCTGCTGGCTCTGCCTCGCAATTTGGGCATGCATCCTGAAAATGGTGGCAAGGTTCAGACAAATTTGGGTCGCTTCGGTCCTTATGTCGTGCTCGATCGCGGCAAAGAAGGCAAAGAATATCGATCGCTTAAAGGCGATGATGATGTGCTGACCATTACATTCGATCGAGCGCTGGAACTACTGGCAGAACCGAAAGCTGGACGGGGACGCGGGAAAGCTGCAACGCCGCTCAGAGAACTGGGAGCGCACCCAGAAGATGGTGAGCCTGTGAACATCTACAAAGGACCTTATGGGGCTTACATCAAGCATGGCAAGGTGAATGCTTCGATCCCAGAAGGCGAAACGGTAGAGAATGTTTCCCTGGAAAAGGCGTTAGCGGCTCTTGCGGAGAAAGCTAATACCAAAAAGTCCAGTCGATCGAGCAAGGCTGCAAGCGGCACTGCAACGAAGAAGACCACGAAATCTGCAAAGACCACGAAATCTGCGGCAAAGAAAACAACGAAATCTGCGACAAAAACGACAAAAACCAGTTCTACAAAGTCAAAGCCCTAA
- a CDS encoding NAD(P)H-quinone oxidoreductase subunit N: MDFANLVAQLNAGTILPEGIVIVTLMVVLIGDLIGGRSSSRWTPYAAIVGLLAAIVALYFQWDNPNPVAFLGGFNADALSIVFRGIVALSAAITVLITVRYIEQSGTPLAEFLVILLTATLGGMFLSGANELVMIYVSLETLSISSYLLTGYMKRDPRSNEAALKYLLIGAASSAIFLYGVSLLYGLSGGQTRLSEITTQIVAGEQSLGVVIALVFVIAGIAFKIAAVPFHQWTPDVYEGSPTPVVAFLSVGSKAAGFALAIRLLVNAFPAVSEQWHFVLAALAVLSMVLGNVVALAQTSMKRMLAYSSIAQAGFVMIGLVIGTDAGYSSMIFYMMVYLFMNLGGFACVILFTLRTGTDEITEYSGLYQKDPLLTLCLSLCLLSLGGIPPLAGFFGKLYLFWAGWQAGAYGLVLLGLLTTVISIYYYIRVVKMMVVKEPEEMSDAVKNYPEIRWNLPGMRPLQVGIVVCLIFTAIGGILSNPIFGLANSSVARTPLLQPAGMAMEQPAIVQPQDIAEAIKLDAVKL, translated from the coding sequence ATGGACTTTGCCAATCTTGTAGCCCAGCTAAATGCTGGAACCATCTTGCCAGAAGGAATTGTGATTGTGACTCTGATGGTCGTCCTCATTGGCGATCTGATTGGGGGGCGATCCTCTTCTCGCTGGACTCCTTATGCAGCGATCGTTGGACTCCTCGCAGCGATCGTTGCCCTCTACTTTCAATGGGATAACCCCAACCCGGTTGCCTTCCTGGGTGGCTTCAATGCAGATGCGCTCAGTATTGTGTTTCGCGGCATTGTTGCCCTCTCTGCGGCAATCACGGTCTTAATTACAGTTCGCTATATCGAGCAGTCAGGGACTCCCCTGGCAGAATTTCTCGTTATCCTGCTCACTGCGACTCTGGGCGGGATGTTCCTGTCTGGGGCGAATGAGCTGGTGATGATCTATGTGTCGCTGGAAACCCTCAGTATTTCTTCCTATTTGCTGACGGGCTACATGAAGCGTGACCCGCGATCGAACGAGGCAGCCCTCAAATATCTACTGATTGGAGCCGCTAGCTCTGCGATTTTCCTGTATGGTGTTTCGCTGCTCTACGGGCTATCGGGCGGGCAAACGCGCTTGAGTGAAATCACGACTCAAATCGTGGCAGGCGAACAATCGCTGGGTGTCGTGATTGCGCTGGTCTTTGTGATTGCTGGAATCGCCTTTAAAATTGCGGCGGTGCCTTTCCACCAGTGGACTCCTGACGTTTACGAAGGTTCTCCGACTCCCGTTGTTGCCTTCTTGTCTGTTGGCTCAAAAGCGGCTGGCTTTGCCCTGGCAATTCGCTTGCTAGTCAATGCCTTTCCTGCGGTATCTGAGCAATGGCACTTTGTCCTTGCGGCGCTGGCAGTCCTGAGTATGGTGCTGGGGAACGTGGTGGCTCTGGCGCAAACCAGTATGAAGCGGATGCTGGCATATTCTTCGATCGCTCAAGCAGGCTTCGTGATGATCGGTCTGGTCATCGGGACGGATGCCGGGTATTCCAGCATGATTTTCTACATGATGGTTTACCTGTTTATGAACCTGGGCGGTTTTGCCTGTGTCATTCTGTTCACACTGCGGACGGGCACAGACGAAATCACCGAATACAGCGGTCTGTACCAGAAAGACCCACTCCTGACGCTCTGCCTCAGCCTTTGTTTGCTGTCGTTGGGTGGCATTCCGCCACTGGCAGGCTTCTTTGGTAAGCTTTATCTGTTCTGGGCAGGTTGGCAGGCGGGTGCTTATGGCCTGGTGCTGTTAGGCTTGCTGACAACTGTAATCTCCATCTACTACTACATTCGTGTGGTGAAAATGATGGTGGTGAAGGAGCCAGAAGAAATGTCGGATGCAGTGAAAAATTACCCTGAAATTCGCTGGAATTTGCCGGGAATGCGTCCGCTGCAAGTGGGAATCGTAGTCTGCCTAATCTTCACGGCGATCGGCGGTATCCTCTCCAATCCCATCTTTGGACTCGCCAATAGCTCTGTTGCCCGGACTCCTCTGCTGCAACCTGCAGGGATGGCAATGGAACAACCTGCGATCGTTCAACCTCAAGATATTGCAGAAGCGATCAAGCTAGACGCTGTGAAACTGTAG
- a CDS encoding (2Fe-2S) ferredoxin domain-containing protein translates to MACFQGSSACRLTEALAKHTAWTLDVRLIRAFKVHGSRYLMPSAFPGYRVLVCQHKACYKAGSARILAAFQSDPVLGVSIVASSCLGQCGRGPMVLILPEETWYCRVNPKEVPAVIDRHLRHGTPVKAMLDRKFHPG, encoded by the coding sequence ATGGCTTGCTTCCAAGGGTCTAGCGCCTGCCGATTAACCGAAGCTCTCGCTAAGCACACAGCCTGGACTCTGGACGTTAGACTAATACGAGCGTTCAAAGTCCACGGTTCACGCTATCTGATGCCATCTGCTTTTCCTGGTTATCGAGTTTTAGTTTGCCAACATAAAGCCTGTTACAAAGCGGGCTCTGCCCGAATCCTGGCTGCATTCCAGTCTGATCCGGTTTTAGGAGTATCGATCGTTGCCTCTTCCTGTTTAGGGCAATGTGGCAGGGGTCCAATGGTGCTGATACTCCCGGAAGAAACCTGGTACTGTCGCGTTAACCCTAAAGAAGTTCCGGCAGTTATCGATCGGCATCTGCGTCATGGAACCCCGGTTAAAGCCATGCTCGATCGTAAGTTTCATCCAGGGTAG
- a CDS encoding cysteine synthase A, protein MDIKDGFVSTVGNTPLIRLHSVSEETGCEILGKAEFLNPGGSVKDRAALYIIEDAERKGLLKPGGTVVEGTAGNTGIGLAHICNAKGYKCLIIIPDTQSQEKMDLLRTLGAEVRPVPAVPYRDPNNYVRLSGSIAAEMENAIWANQFDNLANRLAHYETTGPEIWEQTNGKIDAWVTATGTGGTYAGVSLFLKEKNPDVKCVLADPLGSGLYSYAKFGEVRDIVGSSITEGIGNSRVTANMEGAPIDDAIQVPDQEAIRVIYQLLRKDGLFMGGSVGINVGAAIALAKELGPGHTIVTILCDGGARYQSRLFNPEWLASKGLAPAD, encoded by the coding sequence ATGGATATTAAGGACGGATTTGTTAGCACAGTTGGGAACACTCCCCTGATTCGGCTGCACAGCGTTAGCGAAGAAACAGGATGCGAAATCTTAGGAAAAGCAGAATTTCTGAATCCGGGTGGCTCCGTTAAAGATCGAGCGGCGCTGTACATCATTGAGGATGCAGAGCGGAAAGGGCTACTCAAGCCAGGAGGAACGGTTGTTGAGGGAACAGCAGGCAATACGGGTATTGGGTTAGCGCATATCTGCAATGCCAAAGGATATAAATGTCTGATTATCATTCCAGATACGCAATCTCAAGAAAAAATGGATTTGCTGCGAACGCTCGGTGCAGAAGTGCGTCCGGTTCCGGCTGTACCCTACCGCGATCCCAATAACTACGTCCGGCTATCGGGCAGCATTGCGGCAGAAATGGAGAATGCCATCTGGGCAAACCAATTTGATAACTTGGCAAATCGGCTGGCGCACTACGAAACGACTGGACCCGAAATTTGGGAACAAACCAACGGCAAGATTGATGCCTGGGTGACAGCAACCGGAACGGGTGGAACTTATGCCGGGGTATCGTTGTTTTTGAAAGAGAAAAACCCTGACGTGAAGTGTGTTTTGGCAGACCCTTTAGGCAGCGGGCTTTACAGCTACGCTAAGTTTGGCGAAGTTCGAGATATTGTCGGTAGTTCGATTACAGAAGGAATTGGCAACAGTCGTGTAACCGCCAATATGGAAGGTGCGCCGATCGACGATGCGATTCAAGTTCCTGACCAGGAAGCGATCCGAGTGATTTATCAACTGTTGCGCAAAGACGGCTTGTTTATGGGCGGTTCTGTGGGCATTAACGTTGGTGCAGCCATTGCCCTGGCAAAAGAACTCGGTCCCGGACATACAATCGTCACCATTCTCTGCGATGGCGGAGCCAGATATCAGTCTCGGTTGTTTAACCCTGAATGGCTTGCTTCCAAGGGTCTAGCGCCTGCCGATTAA
- the mnmE gene encoding tRNA uridine-5-carboxymethylaminomethyl(34) synthesis GTPase MnmE codes for MTGVLSRDTIAAIATAIVPQQGSVGIVRLSGIEALSIARSLFRSPGQQKWESHRILYGQICHPKTQQTVDEALLLLMLAPRSYTREDVVELHCHGGMMAVQQVLQLCLEQGARLAEPGEFTLRAFLNGRIDLTQAESIGDLVGAQSPQAAQTALVGLQGKLAQPIRQLRSTCLEILAEVEARIDFEDDLPPLNEALIKTQLSDVLQEVNQILATADRGELLRTGLKVAIVGRPNVGKSSLLNAWSRADRAIVTDLPGTTRDVVESQLVVKGIPVQVLDTAGIREAEDRVEQIGVERSRQAAQTADLVLLTIDAETGWTDGDQAIYEQVKHRSLILVINKVDLVSAVPLIPLDHPIVKTAAAQNQGIDALEQAIFDIAQIGKLQAANLDFAINQRQAAALTRSRIALEQVQTTIANQLPLDFWTIDLRSAIQALGEITGEDITESVLDQIFSRFCIGK; via the coding sequence ATGACAGGAGTTTTATCGAGAGATACGATCGCCGCAATTGCAACTGCCATTGTGCCCCAGCAGGGAAGTGTTGGTATCGTGCGACTGTCTGGAATTGAGGCATTGTCGATTGCGCGTTCTCTGTTTCGATCGCCGGGTCAGCAAAAGTGGGAGAGCCACCGAATTCTCTATGGGCAGATCTGTCATCCTAAAACGCAGCAAACTGTTGATGAAGCACTGCTGTTATTGATGTTGGCTCCTCGCTCTTATACCCGCGAAGATGTTGTGGAATTGCACTGTCACGGCGGCATGATGGCAGTTCAGCAAGTCTTACAGCTCTGTCTGGAACAAGGGGCGAGACTGGCAGAACCGGGAGAATTTACGCTGCGGGCATTCCTGAATGGGCGGATTGATTTAACTCAGGCAGAAAGCATCGGAGATCTGGTCGGGGCACAATCGCCACAAGCGGCACAAACAGCCCTAGTCGGACTGCAAGGCAAACTGGCACAACCCATCCGACAACTGCGATCGACCTGTCTGGAAATTCTGGCAGAAGTGGAAGCTCGGATTGATTTTGAGGATGATTTACCGCCGCTGAATGAAGCTTTAATCAAAACGCAATTGAGCGATGTGCTCCAAGAAGTCAATCAAATTCTGGCAACTGCCGATCGCGGAGAACTGCTGCGAACTGGGCTGAAAGTGGCGATCGTGGGTCGTCCGAATGTGGGGAAGTCCAGCCTGTTGAATGCCTGGAGCCGTGCCGATCGTGCCATTGTGACTGACTTACCGGGGACGACGCGAGACGTGGTTGAGTCTCAGCTTGTGGTCAAAGGCATTCCGGTTCAGGTGTTGGATACCGCAGGCATTCGAGAAGCAGAGGATCGGGTCGAGCAAATTGGCGTAGAGCGATCGCGTCAGGCTGCTCAAACAGCAGATCTAGTGTTGCTGACAATCGATGCTGAAACGGGATGGACGGATGGCGATCAAGCGATTTATGAGCAGGTAAAACACCGTTCGCTCATTCTCGTGATCAACAAAGTGGATTTGGTGAGCGCAGTCCCTCTGATTCCCCTTGATCACCCGATCGTCAAAACTGCCGCTGCCCAAAATCAAGGCATTGACGCACTAGAGCAGGCAATTTTCGACATCGCTCAGATTGGCAAACTGCAAGCCGCTAACCTCGACTTCGCGATTAACCAACGCCAAGCCGCCGCCCTGACTCGTAGCCGCATTGCCCTGGAGCAAGTTCAAACCACGATCGCGAACCAACTGCCCCTCGACTTTTGGACGATCGATCTGCGATCAGCAATTCAAGCCTTAGGCGAAATCACCGGAGAAGACATCACCGAATCCGTTCTCGATCAGATTTTCAGCCGCTTTTGTATCGGCAAGTAG
- the clpB gene encoding ATP-dependent chaperone ClpB: MQPTDPSKFTEKAWEAIVKSQDVARRFRHQQLEVEHVMLALLEQDGSVATTIFTKAGIDPAKLKQQIESFASRQPKVASDGQLYLGQGLDVLLDKAEVARKALQDEYISVEHLLTALAEDDRMGRRLLRSFGVEPKQIEGAVKAVRGNQKVKDQNPETSYAALEKYGRDLTEAAKQGKLDPVIGRDEEIRRVVQVLSRRTKNNPVLIGEPGVGKTAIAEALAQRIVNGDVPESLKNRQLISLDMGSLIAGAKYRGEFEDRLRAVLREVTSSQGQIVLFIDELHTVVGAGSPQGTMDAGNLLKPMLARGELRCIGASTLDEYRKYIEKDAALERRFQQVYVGQPNVEDTISILRGLKERYEVHHGVKIADSALVAAATLSDRYIADRFLPDKAIDLVDEAAAQLKMEITSKPVELETIDRRLIQLEMEKLSLEGEGQGAISIGIYRTAKDRVERINQEIAELKTQQNEMSSQWESEKQLLSAINALKEEEEQLRRQIEKAERDYDLNTAAQLKYGRLEVVHRELEAKEASLIEVQAGGATLLREQVTEADIAEIVAKWTGIPVNRLMESERQKLLQLEGYLHQRVIGQNEAVEAVAAAIRRARAGMKDLGRPIGSFMFLGPTGVGKTELARALAEALFDTDDSLVRLDMSEYMEKNSVARLIGAPPGYVGYEEGGQLSEAIRRHPYSVLLLDEVEKAHPDVFNILLQLLDDGRITDSQGRVADCRNTIVVMTSNIGSEFILDVSGDDSKYEEMQKRVMGSLRSHFRPEFLNRVDDIILFHPLSLKELRKIVGIQLQRIHRLLAEQKIGLEVTTAAQNYIADVGYDPVYGARPLKRAIQKELENPIATKLLENTFMEDDTILVDVVDHKLIFTKKPAIVPIQPTIVTQGVSADG, translated from the coding sequence ATGCAGCCCACTGACCCAAGCAAGTTCACCGAAAAAGCCTGGGAAGCGATTGTCAAATCTCAAGATGTTGCCCGTCGATTCCGCCATCAGCAGCTCGAAGTTGAGCATGTCATGCTTGCCCTCTTGGAGCAGGACGGCAGTGTGGCAACAACTATTTTCACCAAAGCAGGCATTGATCCGGCTAAGTTGAAGCAACAGATTGAAAGCTTTGCCTCGCGTCAGCCCAAAGTTGCATCCGATGGTCAGCTTTACCTGGGACAGGGGCTAGATGTCCTGCTGGACAAAGCTGAAGTAGCACGGAAAGCCTTACAAGACGAGTACATTTCAGTTGAGCATTTGCTGACGGCACTGGCAGAAGACGATCGCATGGGGCGACGGCTACTCCGCAGTTTTGGGGTCGAACCGAAGCAGATCGAAGGTGCGGTGAAAGCGGTTCGGGGTAATCAGAAGGTGAAAGATCAGAACCCTGAGACCAGCTATGCCGCGTTGGAAAAATATGGGCGAGATCTGACGGAAGCTGCGAAGCAAGGCAAACTTGATCCGGTCATTGGTCGAGATGAAGAAATCCGGCGAGTGGTGCAGGTTTTGTCTCGCCGCACAAAAAATAATCCTGTACTGATTGGGGAACCGGGAGTCGGGAAGACTGCCATTGCTGAGGCTCTAGCGCAACGCATCGTCAATGGAGATGTGCCTGAATCACTGAAGAACCGCCAGTTGATCAGTCTGGACATGGGTTCGCTGATTGCTGGAGCGAAGTATCGCGGTGAGTTTGAAGATCGCCTCCGGGCAGTGCTGCGAGAAGTAACCAGTTCTCAAGGTCAGATTGTCCTGTTTATTGACGAACTGCACACCGTCGTTGGAGCAGGCTCGCCTCAGGGCACGATGGATGCCGGAAACTTGCTGAAACCAATGTTGGCGCGGGGCGAACTTCGCTGTATTGGGGCAAGTACCCTAGATGAATATCGTAAGTACATTGAGAAAGATGCGGCTCTAGAGCGGCGATTCCAGCAGGTTTATGTCGGTCAGCCCAACGTTGAAGACACCATCTCGATTTTGAGAGGACTCAAGGAACGCTACGAAGTCCATCACGGGGTCAAAATTGCGGACTCGGCGCTAGTGGCTGCGGCAACTCTGTCCGATCGCTATATCGCCGATCGCTTCTTGCCCGATAAGGCGATCGATCTGGTCGATGAGGCAGCCGCTCAGTTAAAGATGGAAATTACGTCGAAGCCCGTCGAACTGGAAACGATCGATCGGCGGCTCATTCAGCTAGAGATGGAAAAGCTGTCGCTGGAAGGGGAAGGGCAGGGTGCTATTTCGATCGGCATTTATCGCACTGCTAAAGATCGAGTCGAGCGGATTAATCAGGAGATTGCAGAACTCAAAACGCAGCAAAACGAGATGAGTTCGCAGTGGGAGTCTGAAAAGCAGCTCCTCTCCGCCATCAATGCGCTGAAGGAAGAAGAGGAACAATTGCGCCGCCAGATCGAAAAGGCTGAGCGTGACTATGACCTGAACACCGCTGCTCAGCTAAAATATGGGCGCTTGGAGGTGGTTCACCGCGAACTGGAAGCCAAAGAAGCCAGCCTCATCGAAGTTCAGGCAGGTGGCGCAACGCTCTTGCGCGAGCAAGTCACCGAGGCAGATATTGCTGAAATCGTCGCTAAATGGACGGGCATTCCTGTCAATCGGCTGATGGAGTCGGAGCGGCAAAAACTCTTGCAACTGGAAGGCTATCTGCATCAGCGCGTGATTGGGCAAAATGAAGCGGTTGAAGCGGTTGCGGCAGCAATTCGACGTGCCCGTGCCGGGATGAAGGATCTCGGTCGTCCGATCGGCTCGTTTATGTTCCTGGGTCCCACGGGGGTCGGAAAAACCGAGTTGGCGCGCGCTCTGGCTGAAGCATTGTTTGACACCGACGATTCCCTGGTGCGGCTGGATATGTCGGAGTACATGGAAAAGAATTCTGTGGCTCGATTGATTGGTGCGCCTCCGGGCTATGTGGGCTATGAGGAAGGGGGGCAGCTATCTGAGGCAATTCGTCGCCATCCTTACTCGGTGCTGCTGCTGGATGAAGTGGAAAAAGCGCACCCGGATGTGTTCAACATTCTGCTGCAACTGCTTGATGATGGGCGGATTACCGATTCTCAGGGGAGAGTTGCAGACTGCCGTAATACGATCGTGGTCATGACCAGCAACATCGGCAGCGAATTCATTCTCGATGTGTCGGGGGATGACTCGAAGTACGAGGAAATGCAAAAACGGGTAATGGGATCACTGCGATCGCACTTCCGCCCTGAATTTCTCAACCGTGTGGATGACATCATTCTGTTCCATCCGCTCAGCCTCAAAGAACTTCGTAAGATTGTGGGCATCCAGCTTCAGCGAATTCATCGTCTGCTGGCAGAACAAAAAATTGGCTTAGAAGTGACGACTGCTGCCCAAAACTATATTGCGGATGTCGGCTACGATCCAGTTTATGGTGCTCGTCCTCTGAAGCGAGCCATTCAGAAAGAGCTAGAAAACCCGATCGCCACAAAACTTCTCGAAAACACCTTCATGGAAGATGACACGATTCTGGTTGATGTAGTTGATCACAAGCTGATTTTTACGAAGAAGCCGGCGATCGTTCCCATACAACCAACGATCGTGACTCAGGGAGTTTCAGCAGACGGGTAA
- the clpS gene encoding ATP-dependent Clp protease adapter ClpS — protein MTTLISEAPISMATAPTVTPERTSQVVQKTYPNYKVIVLNDDFNTFQHVAECLMKYIPGMTGDRAWDLTNQIHFEGQAIVWTGPQEQAELYHQLLSRAGLTMAPLEAA, from the coding sequence ATGACAACGCTGATTTCAGAAGCACCTATCTCGATGGCAACTGCGCCAACGGTGACTCCTGAACGGACGAGCCAGGTTGTCCAGAAGACTTACCCTAACTATAAGGTGATTGTGCTGAATGATGACTTTAATACCTTTCAGCACGTCGCAGAATGCCTGATGAAATACATTCCTGGGATGACGGGCGATCGAGCCTGGGATTTGACCAATCAGATTCATTTTGAAGGACAGGCGATCGTCTGGACGGGTCCCCAAGAGCAAGCCGAACTCTATCATCAACTGCTGAGCCGTGCCGGACTAACAATGGCTCCCCTGGAGGCTGCCTGA
- a CDS encoding DUF2103 domain-containing protein, with translation MGKSSSDGRVVWNHSTHLPGLIPILEKLCKLDGIGTVTPARIGTTRSNSQTMNLKISVPIRGGFKLIARKGKTFQEVFVLTSLSQEELGGAIAQVM, from the coding sequence ATGGGCAAATCTTCAAGCGATGGACGAGTTGTTTGGAACCACTCCACTCACCTGCCTGGGCTGATTCCGATCCTCGAAAAGCTCTGCAAGCTCGATGGCATTGGTACGGTTACGCCTGCCCGCATTGGCACCACGCGATCGAACAGCCAAACCATGAACCTTAAAATTTCTGTCCCGATTCGCGGCGGCTTTAAGCTCATTGCCCGCAAAGGCAAAACGTTTCAAGAAGTCTTTGTGCTGACGAGTTTGAGTCAAGAAGAATTAGGGGGAGCAATCGCTCAGGTGATGTAG